A genomic region of Micropterus dolomieu isolate WLL.071019.BEF.003 ecotype Adirondacks linkage group LG11, ASM2129224v1, whole genome shotgun sequence contains the following coding sequences:
- the calm1a gene encoding calmodulin-1a has product MADQLTEEQIAEFKEAFSLFDKDGDGTITTKELGTVMRSLGQNPTEAELQDMINEVDADGNGTIDFPEFLTMMARKMKDTDSEEEIREAFRVFDKDGNGYISAAELRHVMTNLGEKLTDEEVDEMIREADIDGDGQVNYEEFVQMMTAK; this is encoded by the exons gCTGACCAACTAACAGAAGAGCAGATTGCAG AGTTCAAGGAGGCCTTCTCCCTGTTTGATAAGGATGGAGATGGAACCATCACTACTAAGGAGCTGGGCACTGTCATGAGGTCACTGGGTCAAAACCCAACTGAGGCCGAACTCCAGGACATGATCAATGAGGTGGACGCAGATG GCAACGGGACCATTGACTTCCCCGAGTTTCTGACGATGATGGCAAGGAAGATGAAGGACACCGACAGTGAGGAGGAGATCAGGGAGGCATTCCGGGTCTTTGATAAG GATGGCAACGGTTACATTAGCGCAGCAGAGCTGCGTCATGTAATGACTAACCTGGGAGAGAAGCTGACAGACGAGGAAGTAGACGAGATGATCAGAGAAGCAGACATTGACGGAGACGGACAGGTCAACTATGAAG AATTTGTTCAGATGATGACCGCCAAATGA